TTTTAGTAAAAGACAAAGAAGCAAGGTATAAAACTGTAGTTGCCAATAAGATATTTGAGTTTGTTATTCTTTGagaatatcacttatttttatttgttttggacAAGCTTTTTAtatcattctttttatttcatattataaTGAAAGGATTTTGTATTCTTATTACGGTTAGTTATAAACATGTCAGCAGTTGATTAGGCATTTATCAATACATAGTTAAAACCAAACTTTAGTGTTATGTTGTTCTCCTCTGATCAGCTATATTACATTCACACACTGGTCAAATATGATCATACATGTCACCTTCTTGGAGAGATGTGGAATCTCAGCTAAATGTTATTATTTGAAAGCCTTGCACAGGTTGTACTGTTTTCTTACATGAATAGGTCAGTACGTTCGCAGAACAAGGTATTGAAAATGACTGTCACCTTTAGCGTGTGTCCTCATAGTTCCCCTCATGGTCAGTGTGGTTGAAGCATAGAATTCAAACCATTTATTAATGCCAATAGAGAACCTTGAGCTTTCTCCTTTAACAGGATTTTGTGGAAGcctttttcttcacattttataCCAGTATGTTCATTTTCcagatttcaacattttaattACACGGTGCCTCGTCAGAACTTTACTTTATGACTTCCCGATTTTTTTCATGAAATTGACTTATTACTATACTTACATCTATACCGGTTGTCTTGTGTGATATGTTTACATCTTCGAAGCTGtctttgacaaaaaaaagttcatttcaATATCTATTAAAACTAGATTAAATGAAGTCTGGCAAATCATTGATGTTTTCAAAGCTTATTGAACACTGACCCCATTCTAGCAGGTCTAAGTAAAGATTACAGGTGAATCAACTAAGgtgtttaaatatacatttacagcTCCATAGAGATACAACTGCATTgttgcattttccttttttattttcagattccAGCAATGGATCATTTAACCTAAAAGCACTGTCTGGAAGTTCAGGCTATAAGTTTGGTGTACTTGCAAAGATAGTGAACTATATGAAGGTaaggaaaatgtatattttttattttgtatgtatGATGCTTTTACCTCTGCCTTGTGTTTCTGATTAAGTCATTTCCCAATTCTTGCTTTTTGAGCGTTGCTTCTACAATGTTTTTCAGATTTAACTCAATGTCTAAATAAAGAAACATGGTACAAGTGAATTATTATTCAAGAGGAGGACACAAGCGATAGTTCTTCCTTAAGAACATACATTGATGTCAAAAAGAAGTACATCCCCTTATGATTCtatagttttatattttaagacaTATCTAACTTTCATCTAGTCCTTATCAATTGCAAACAGTGGATAAATCTAACCTCATGTGACAGACAACACACACAAATGTTACATTATCGTTATTGATGACAAAGTATTGCTCGCCGACACATTCCAGTGGTAGCCTGGTGAGCTTGAATCCAAAAACTTTTCTTGTGGGTGACTGGTGCAGGACATCCCAGCAGCTGTGAACTGAACTTGTCCCAGTGTGTCTGGGATAGAGCTGGCCTTGGCACATGCAGCATGTGGTAAAagattacaatattttttcttttgttttttaaaatcaattaacaGGGAGTATAATTAACATAGTGGCAAGGTTTTATAAATAAGCCCTAGAGCAGAGTCCTTCATTTCCCCAATTCCACAGCACAATGAGCAACAATTTTGAGTTTTAATTTGCACTCCCAGTTTGGATTTCCAATCTAAGAGAAGCATTGCTGTTTCAAGGTGAACTGTCAGTTGTAAGTATCTCTTGTCCTGCTGACCTGTGTGATACAGCTAGTCTTGCCCAGGTGATTCAATTCAGATGCATTTTATTGCATCCCAGCACTTTTAGATCTGTGCCATCTAAACTAAGAAGTTGTATGGCTAATTTCGTATGTGAGGCAAATAGGTTGTCTTGTCCGTGAGAAAAGCAAGGCCAAGTCAAAGTGAGCATCTGGTCTTTATTgtagaataattatttcatgctttttttccctaGACAAGACACCAGCGAGGAGACACCTATCACTTGACTTTGGACGAAATTTTGGATGAAACTAAATTGCTGGATATTGGTTTGAAACAGAAACAATGGTTAATGACTGAGGTACAGTATTAAATTACTGATTAATCTTTACATTATTTGAACACTTAATCTGAAAGCATTGTATCAATGAAAATCTTGATGCCCAACAGAGGGGACATAGGAAAACGTTTAGGTGGAATGATTTGAAAGGATAAATTCTGCTTTCGTCACACTCCATTTTTTTATAATCtgttagaaatatttaataactTTTCTGCTTGTATGGTTATGCACTGATGGAAAATCTCTAGCATTTTACATAACAACTATCAACAGATAAGACAATCAAATCAGTGCGTGAGAATAAAATTTGCAGATTATTGTCTGTTTATTTCGGAGGGTtccagttattttattttttgcatttattaaatgtaaatgaaatgtaaattaaCAGTGCTTGAACGCTTGAATTCTCTTTTTGTGTTAATGTTGAATTATTGAAATAGTTTATCAGTACACCTAATAAATTGAATTTTCTTAATTCACTTTGCAGATTTAGGTGACAATTTGGTAGTTCGGTTTAATTCTATAAAACTTGGTTTTTCAAGGTTTGTTTTATATTGACATTGTACTGTGCAGTGATGCGTTTCTTTCAGTTTAATGGGGAGAAGAATTTTGTAATTAGCTTCCACAAGAGGGAGCCAATATCAAGcctaataaatataaatattgcttGCTGTACAACTTATTTTTTCAGTTCGGGCcaagaaagaaataaacattttcctcTCTGTGATTGAAAATCCTACTTCAGCTGCAGGTTAAGAAGACGCCGAGTTGCTTTTGTTGTCTAGTAGTTTCATCAAACTAACGGTTTTTCTGGGGATCCGCGGTCCTGCAGGCTCTGGCCAGCAATCCCAAGATTGAGGTCCGGGATGGGAAGTACGGCTTCAAACCCAAGTACAACCTCAAGGACAAGAAGGCCCTGCTCCGGCTGCTGGACAAGCACGACCAGCTGGGGCTGGGCGGAGTGCTGCTCGATGATGTGGAGGAGGGGCTGCCCAATGCGCAGAAAGCCATCAAGGTGACCTGGGCCTGGGGGGGGGTCAAGGTTCAGTGAACTACGCTCATACCTCCGAATCCTAACTTAATTTGTTCTCCAAAATCTGTTCGGAAGACGGGAGATCGTAAATCGAAAACGAatatttccattatttcttatggGGAAAATTCTTCCCCCGTGCCGAACCGAAGACAAGTTCACTCAAAAACCACCCTAAACATATAATGCCATACAGACCATTATAGCAAGCTTAGTGAACAGCGCAGTTCTAATCAAATAAGCCAGCTGTAGCTGTAAAATAATGATAtcatattaacatttttcattcttgCAAAAAAGATCGCTATCCAAGCGATTGACTAGAAcgatgtgcatactgtatactcgACTATTATGGCTGAAGaatctttttctcttccttaaGACCCCATAATGAACAGCAACTAGCAGAcaaacactttgaaaatgagAGCACAAGCTTTCGCTGTGATTATAAACAAAGGACTGCTGCCTCACAATGCCTGTCGCCCGTGCAGAAACACATAGCTGTTCCGATGTGTCGAATTCAACAGTTCGCTGAAGGTTCACTTCCGAACTTCAAAGTTTGGATTAGCGAAATGTCGTTCTTATAACAAATCACAAGGTACAAATTCTTCATGTTCGGATTAGCGAAAATTCATATACTGAATGTTCTTTTACTGTGGTATGAGTGTAATTGAAATGGTGTCATTGCAAATCTTACGCTAGTAAAGAAACAAACCTGCAGGGTATTTGCATCACAGCAGCCATGACACTTCTGTTAATGTGAGAAGAAGCTTTTGTGCTGACCTGATTTTCTGTTCTTGTGATGATGTGTTGCTGGGTATTTTTGAGTCGATGCTGTGGGCTGCGTTCCTAGCATAAGAACCATTGCACTTTTGCGAACAACGCATAATTCCACCATATCAAAAGACCAGTCCAGTGCCACAGCAGAGTTCTGTACGGTTTCGGAAGATTTCAGAAGGGGGTGATGTCACTTCTGTAACTGTCTCAGTGCATAAGTTAAAGACAGGCAGGAACAAGGAGAAGAACAGGAACATGAACTTGCATGTCACCCCAGAAGCAAACCCAGGACCAAAGGTCTTTGAGGCGGTAGTGCTGACTGCCATCAAACTATGTGGCCTAGCATCAATAATAATTtgcctttttatatatatatatgttaggGTTGGGTACTTCCTCTGGAAAATGTACGTCCCATGGTATACTGTGAACTTATGCAtgtttatattaatatggagactctctcatagtttgattTCATGATTAGCGAAGCATATTGAGttgtatacaaaataaagtaatgaaAATGGTTGTTTTATTGGAACCAAAGAACTAGAACAATTTAACAACATGCAGTTTTTTGTCaatcattaaatgattaaatcttttttacAATGTATTGGAGGTTAATTTTGCTTAGCAAGATAATGTTAAATTCAAAATATGAAAGGCGCTTGTAAGgtgtaacattttttctttacaatacGTAAAGTTTACTTTCTTTACTATAAGTAAAGTTGACATGCACAACCTTTTGAAACATTTAGCATGTTCGATTGCGCTTGGCTATTTAATCTAAAACTTCAGAGAATCCTCAATACTTGCTTAAAACATTGCTGAGTCAAGACTTTCTGTATTGACTTAAATATCTTAAGACAATCTTacttgcaaaaaagaaaaaaaaaatctaatcatTTCTAATAGTAGTAATGGAATTAAAGACATGATCAAGACAAGACTTCCTTCCCGACTAGAGGTACAGTAGAATCAGGAAAACTAGAAAAAACATCACACGCTCAATGGGTCATTGAAAATAAGTACGTTACGTACCATTAACAGCGTCAATGGTAAACAACCCTTAATATTACAACAACAGCTGTACCCCATGGATATGTAAAGGAGTATTTGATGATGATTTTCTCTGATTCTCTGTAAAAATATATGGATACTCTTAGAAATTAGAATTGCCTCAACAAGACAACTCTAAGGAATAAACCATATGCTTTTCAGGAGAAGTAAGAAAAATAATCATCAAATACTCCCCAATTCAGATAATTTCCATGTGATTTCCAAAATCATGTCATATTTCTAAATTTACTAGCCAATGATATACGGGAAATACTTTTAGTATGACTTTTTTTACGCACCCTTTAACGggttattgacatttttatcgcagtcattttgttatttgaatcaaattttattttatgtaaacaaaTTTAAACAGTAGAAAATCTTTGTTCAAATCGAAAAAATAAAACCGCCGATGGTAATTGCCGGAAATTACCGAGCGTACCGGTACAGTCTAAAACTTACCACGGTATGTACCGTGTGACTAAAGAACCGACGGTTTAGCGGTATGCCGGTTTTCCCTCACAACAACAACTGGCTTCTTCATTTTGATATCAGTAaggaaaagtttagaaaaccaAGAGTGTTCTACCATCTTTCcaaatattttccaaaaaataaaaaagagaatgCCATCCTGCTAAACTCTTGCTTATCTCACTGCAAgtatacataaaaaaatattccttaTGAAGAAATAATTCAAATACCATCATTTTGACATTTCGTCTGCATTGTCATTGACAGGCTTTGGGTGACCAGGTTGTTTTTGTGACAAGACCAGATAAGAAAAAGATACTTTTCTACAATGACAAAAACTTTCAGTTTGTGGTGGATGAAGGTAGGTGGTCTTACTTTGTTGGAAGCTAGAATTAAAGATCTTTAGAGGAGAATATTGTAAACATTAATTCATAAATCATAAATTAAGCGGTAAAACAACTGCTTTACCGGAGTTTGGTATGTGTAGCATCGTTAGGCGGTGGCAGATATAAtttatgtttcatttaatttattaatatattttgtgcTTATTCCAACTGCAGATTAGACACTGAGATTCCTTCAAGATCTCTGTGAAGACAATAGCATGTTAAAGGGTTCAATTTATTTTGCAGCCGATTTGCAGTTTGTCTGCTCATCTTAAGATGTGTTTTTGAGCCTGTGAACGTTCGTCTCAGTCATGAAATCTCATTTATTTTAGGGTTTAAAAATTATACAGCCATGTTCTTTTGTGCCTGTTGTATTATTTCCACGCTGTCGTAATGAAGTGGTAGGACAGGTGCTGTGCTGCCCTTGGAATCTTTATGGACCAGAAAGAAAAGTAGAGTTAGTGCCATTACACACGCTTGCACATCATCATCTCCACAACATTAAAGAGCATGCTCACCTTGAGAAAGTGTGGATAAAAGGGCTTGTTGCTGGGGTCACTGAGAGCCTACTGGCATTATCGGATGCTCTTATTCCTTCTTCCACCGTCACCTAGACACATCTGTACAAAGGCAAGGTCAATGACATGTGCCCTCCGCCTGTAGCAGAACTCTATTGATTCGGCTCCAAGAACTCAGCATCTAATCCCTTTGCCAGCAGCCTCGTCAGAGAGGAATTAACAGTGATATAACACCTAATCTGCTCCAAGACAACCTGCTTTGAAATGAGACACTTCCTAAGCGTATGCCGCCGAAGACTCTTCTGTAGAACTTTTTTCTTAGCTGTGAGATACAGAAAGAACCGGAAAGGAACTTCAAGTTGGTTCCAGAACTTCAGTCACAAAGTGTATGCAGATGTTGTGcctaaaaaaatcattacagcTTTCTCAGTTGTGGTTGAATTCAGATATTTTAATGGACCAAAAAGAACTAAGCATTTTAAGGTGCAGGACAATTCTAAAAGACTtaatgaaggttttttttttaccagtgtaGTGAACATTTTCAGATATTCTCAGTTAACTCACACTGTTAAAATATAATACTTATgatactttttcttttcttatgcgTGTATATGAACCTTATGAACCTCAGTAACATATGTGACTGTAATTGTACACCTGTTGGTGTCAGGTCTATTATGTAGACTTAAATATTTAACTAGTTATAACTATCAAACAACACGGCTAGAAACATTGTGAGCCATCTGAAGAATATTTCCTGCTTCAGAGTTTCAGAAGCTTTGGCGGAGCATTCCAGTGGATTCCATGGATGAGGAGAAGATAGAAGAGTACCTGAAGAGACAGGGTATCTCCTCCATGCAGGAGACTGGACCAAAGAAACTTGTACGTACCAgaacactgaaacacacaggCACTCCAGGTGCACCCCTTAATGAAACACGGCTGTACACTCAACGCACCTACTGTGCACTAAATATACACGGCTGTATAttgaaaaatgcaaacaaatgcTTGACCAGACAGTCCTGCATTACAGAAGCAACAAAACGTGCCTGTAGAAGAAACCAGTAATTACCGAAACGTAAAGGCTAGAATGCGGGATGAAGGAGAAGCTGATGCGGGACGATTGGAAGAGTGAAAGGAGATGAGTGAATGATGAGCATCAATAAGGCTGCCTTCCTTGCAGCGGAGAGGCTGGCTGAAAAGGGAGCTGTGAGAATGAGGCAGTGGAGAAGGCTGGGGAGCAGGAGCCGTGCAGCTGACCGCGAATTgaaaaaaggaaggaaaaacaTGAGCCAGGACAGAATGCAGCAAGGACAGCGAGTACCCGCCGATTCAGTGCTCGAAgagttgggggggaaaaaaaggcatcTGTAGGACGAGTCTTTGATTGACAGCAGAGCTTACACTGTGAGCTCTAGCTCCAAGTCAGAGCACCGAATAAGCAGGGACAAGGCCTTAAACAGCTTGCTTCATTACCTGATTGATTTAGAGATTGTCTGGCTGATCGAAAGAGAGGCGGTTTTTGGAAAAAATGAGCCCTGACTGCATTCACGTGGGTTCGGAAGGAAGCTGACGACccgtgtgaatgtgctggtggtCCAGGGGCAACGTGGGGAATGGTGTTCCTCCCAGCCCGGGGCGTAATAGTGGTGTTCCACACAAATATTGCTGGTTTCAAGTgccccatacagtatgtatgtttgtGTCCCCACAGGCACCAATCCAGAAGAGAAAGAAGCCTGTTTCTCAGAAGAAGAGGCGTTTCAAGACTCACAACGACCATCTTGCTGGGGTTTTGGAGGACTATTCCGAGGGGGTCCCCGCCAAGAAGTGAGGAAGGGCTCCCTTTCATTGCCAGGGAGCCGGGGCAAAGGCAGCTCAATCCAGTGGGGGAGAGTAGTGGTGCTTCtgaatgatttttgttttggcaTCTGCCTGGAATTACATCTTAGCCAAAAGGAAAGGGGGATTGGCATTTATTAAATTGTATAGCTTTGTTTAGAAACACACAAATGTCAGTCCaggtaaatatgtatttttttctttaatgccaGCACACAGTAAGACATTAAACCTAATATGATTTGCAAGGATGGTGTATTGCTAAGGAAAATTGATAGCTGAATGGCAGCCTCTTCTCCTGTTTTTTCGAGCACATTGTACATTTTACCTGAACTTCTTTGAAGAATGTTTGTTATAAAAGATAAAacgtaataaaaaaaatgaaacctattttttaataaattactttGCATTCCTTCTTTTTTCTTAGACGGAGTGGATTTTAAATCAGTGGATTTTATGTGACATTGATAATCTGGAAACTAATCTTTTTTCCCATAGCTTTTTGTGGAAGTTCAAGACTCAGAGTCTTGTTTATTCAGATAAATGTACGGTTAGTTCTAGACCAATTCTGTTTGAAAGcgtgcatttatttttaaaaaatgctttagaaTTGCAAGAAAACACCCTGAAAACTTGCCACTTTTTCCATTTTGCACAGGTAGACAAAAAACCCATGTAGCTTATTGGAGCACAGGCAAACGACCATGCCTTAATGTATTCATGACTTATGTATAATTCATACACATTTCCAGGCTTTTCAGAAGTGTAGCTTAGTAGGGGGTGTGGGTGGCATGCAGCACCACCGCCCACAGTGACTGAGTGTACACTCCTGAAAGAGCGGCCTGCTTCTGTCACTCCAGATAAGTGCAGGCAGATGGTTGCTGGTCACAGTGGACCAGAGGTCTGGTGGAGTGCTCTTGATACCTGCTGATATAGAAGGTCTGAAAGACTCAGAtgacaaagagaaaaaatatggTAGTGACATCTGATTACTTCCAGTCTTGTGGTTTGAACTCTGGTCTTTTTAGGAACTGGTGAAATTCCCCTGTGTGTGGTTGCTAGGAGGCAGCTGACAAGGACCCACGCAGAGCTAAATGTGTGAAGTGGACTTGGGGAATTATGAAAATGAGACATTTTTCACCATTTATtttgagaaaagaaaatataaatataaatgttgccAAGAAATATTTAGCTTTCAAAGTATAACAACATCAGGGGCGGAACCTGTACTCCTGGTTTCTCTCTGTCCAAAAAACAGTGCTTATGACAGGTATTTACCAAAACAACCATATTCTACACACAGTCATTACTGACGGGAAACCATGTCTTAGGCTGCACATGAGTACACTGCAGTCTCATAATGTCCAGTCACATTTCAGTTACTCTGTTTCTTGTGTATCGTATTATATTTCTTGATCATATTTTCAAAGATGGGAgctctgtagaaaaaaaaaagctgaaaaattATAAGAAGATAACAGTCATTAAAACAATGCTTTGAAGTCAACTGATGTGCAACTGTGTAATGTGGCCTATGTAATACTGTCAGATATGCAGTATcgtattttaatttctttgcatTAGTGATTAATCTttctaaaatagtttttttcccTGTGGTAACTAGAATCAATATAGCAACAGGTCTTAAATAATACTCAGTTCACAAGAAGCAATGATAAGCAGCATGAAAAGCAGATATTTAATTCTATATTAAATATCAATTATATGACCGGACGTTTTTAGGGGGTTATGTATTAgacttctttgaaaaaaaactaacattaatgCCTTACAGACTTTCAACTGTTTATAATACTTGTTTTTTGTTGCGTGATATAGTTATCAGTAGGTGTATTTTGATAGAAAGTTATTTAGGACTACtgggaataaaataaaacttgagAAGAAGAAAGCATTTATTACAATTCAGTGGTGACTGTGCCCTTGAAGTACCAGGCATCCTCAACACTTGGCACTTATTTGAAATGTCACCGGCGTTTCAGGAAGATTGTCGGGGGTCTTTCATAATGCTGCTGTGTAGAAAGTGAAATGTGGCCGTGATTGGAAATCAGAAGCCGAGTACTCCAGGTCTGTTTGGAGAGCAAGCGCTGAAAAGGAGTGAGGCATGATGGCAGGCTGGGCTGCTGACACAAACCTCCAAAGTTCAGAACCTGATTCTGTGTTTGTATGTtcactgtgtgctgtgtgctgtgtttcCTCTGACCTCCCAAAGACATGCAAGTGAGGTTTGATTGGCTGTAGTACTAAATTGTCCCCTTAGAGAAGGTATGTGGTCAGCTGATCTCATTATTTGCCTGAGAGCTTTCCCTTCTGACGGGTTCTGATTGTGGGACTAGATAGCCAGAAATTGAAAGGTAAGGAATGTTTTGTGTTAAGGCAGAGACACTTCTTAATAGCACCACAATTAAGCCAAATAAACATGACATTAAAGTTCAAACGCTGTCCTCTACTTCTTTGGTTATCCAACATTAACAGTACAAACATTTTAGTGTCAACCCTTCCATTGATACTGAGAAGAGGAGGCAGGGAGTTATCCTTGAATAGGTtgttcagactgttgaatcctgAGTCCTTTTTTAGTGTTTCCCACTACTAAACCATTTTAGCAGTGGGCACTGTGAGATAAACCATTAAATGTGATTCATACTGAACTACAAAAATACTAAGTAACAACAAAACCTAAATCCACATGAAGTTTCACAGCAACAGCCAAcagaacataagaaaacaaTCAGTATGGCCATCACATACCAATTAAACTACAGAAAAGAATGCAATGAGCATTCTGTCAAACTCAATCTGTTAGTGACCTGGATTTGTCCCAGAGTAAAATCTAATGGGAGTTTTTCCTCTTCTGTTTCTGAAacttatttcaagaaataatAGTTATTGACAACTACTAAATGGCTTAAAATATGTATCTGATCCATGTTATACAAAAAATAAGATATGCAATTTAGTTTTttataaagtaatttaaaatacctttttttacAATGGCTTAATAGCTGTGACAATTGTAATGTAGGGAAAAagcttttatttagttttttttttttacattttaattttataatatgtttatattaattttctttttacggCCAAACACACTTGGAGAAAGAAAATGGGATGAACATtctaattacaaattaaaaccatttaaaacaaatatcaagattttattttaaaaaacatttttacatggtttcatttcctgtgatGTAGCATATTTATAATTACTAACGTTTTAATGGATTCTTAACATCGTGGTACTGATATTTTGTAATGTTTAGTAGGGCTATAATAAAAATCTgagttttatttcattattgctTGAGTATGAAactacatttttcagttttaagattaattttaattgtactgtaaattacagaatTCAATATGTGAAGGTTTTCAACAACAAAACCTTATTTTTCATctaaatgaacattttattttttattatgagCAATCCTAGTATGAAGatacaattgtttttattttgtgataaaACCCAGTGTTTTATAACTGTTGTAAATTGGGGTGTAATTTCAGAAGAATTTGAAATTCACAGTATTGATGGCTAAGTGTTATTAAAGCATACATCACTGGTTCCATAAACTTGCATCTCATACAGTGTTTGTTGTCTGGAGGTGCAAAATTGGTGCATTAAAAACTTGGAAAATGGTGATTATAGGTTCCAAAGTGAATTGTATTACCTACGgagcaaaacatattttaagaaGCAACAATAAAAAGTGTTCAAAGtattttacttaactgcttaACATTAAGATGTAagccttattttttaaatattgcgaCACCACAGTTTAGCTGTTTGGACTGTCTATGCTTAGCATGAGAtatacaataaaagaaaaacacagtgtTTTTTAAAGCTCTCCAATAATGgaagtttgcatttttaaaaatctatttgAGTATCTCACTTGAGAATTGAATCAACCTCTTTTGTATTACTCATTCAGCAACTATTGGTGTTTAAAGACTGTTGGATGGTGAAGTTAAAATAATTAGCCAAGGTTAGCTTTCTGGTTTAAATGAGAGCAAAGCAGCAGGATAATGCTCAGCAATTAGCAGAAACAAAAAGAGATGTTTTATAAGAGGAATAAAATACTTAAACATTTACATGTTTATATGAAGTAGCACGTATTTATATTAGTGCTCTTCCAATGCACTATAGAGCTTTAAAAGAGTTTATTGCTTAGGATTTTCTATGCTACCCTCAATCAAAGGGCACACTGCATGATGCACAgttattaaacttttttttgtgtttgttagaGATACCCCTGTTCAGAGTTTCACTTATTAATGGTGGAATCCATTTGGAACTGCACTATTTTCTTGCTATTCCATCAGACTTAGGAGAGGGAATTTCCTACCGTGATTTCTATATTGAACCAGAGAGGATCGAACCATTGAACCTTGGATGGACTGAACCAACCAAGCTAAGATTAAGATTTATTTGCACAATATCTCatttagaagaaaaaagggTTTAGTTTTACAAGAAGACAAGCTGCCCTGAAAGTCAGAGTGTGCTTGCACAAGAAATATCTATATTGCAATGGCTTTCCAGTAAAATCTTTGAGAATCACAGGACACCCTGGTCTGTAAATGAGGCAATTGTACTCATTATTAAAGTAAATTTAACCCTTTTACCACGTGTGAAAAAGTAATGCAATCCTTTTGGATTGTTGTTCTCAAGGATCAGATTGTGAAAGGATTAGAAGATGAGAAATATTACAAATGGAATGTTCAGTTCATCTGCCTGTCTGATTGCTAGGACCTTAATGATCCAATAAGTCGAGCTTATTTAATAATTGGACTTAAATAAAGTTGACTCATGGGAGCAGTACAAAATACTTCTGTACTGGAAGTTTCAGGCAGATGCTAAAAATTTGGGAATAGCATGTTTGAGATACTGAGGATGATACACTATCATgacttttagaaaatgtatgttttaccTAGCCATTTTTACTGAGTGCTTGCATGCTTGCAAGAGTTAATCAAAACAGTTCCACAATTAGGAAATATGTTAGTGACTTAGCAGCCATCTTATTACAAAGAGAATCCATTAAAAACGTAGTACAAAATATACAACACAGGTTAGTGTAAAATAGAACATTTGGGTAGTTTTAACATTCCTGAATAATGTTTAATACATTGGCTATCAAATCCATCTTTCCACAGCAAAAGTGTTAAGAATATGAGCACGTTtatcctacagtacattcacttaAACAGCAGCAGTGTACTGCTGTAACTGCTGtactaaattaatttttttaaatcataacaCAAAGCCAAAAAAGCAGTCATTTAACACCATCAATCAATGACACAAAAACTGAAGACTCTGTACTCACATTTACCTtatacaaaaatactttttttccctcaaaatatctaaaaattTACAGCACTGTTTTGGCGAATCATGCTtcaacatttataataataataacgacAAAATCTTTTGTATACAAGAGTACAAAAAGGAAGGTAACTGTGTTGCTTTAAGGATGTGTGATAGAGGTCAAAGTGAAGTCTTGAAGGTCCTGAAGCCCATGGAAGAAACCT
Above is a genomic segment from Lepisosteus oculatus isolate fLepOcu1 chromosome 1, fLepOcu1.hap2, whole genome shotgun sequence containing:
- the gtf2e2 gene encoding transcription initiation factor IIE subunit beta isoform X1, which encodes MDPALLRETELFKKRALSTPAVEKRPAFSDSSSSKKKKAKYDQAGSSGSKHGTDSSNGSFNLKALSGSSGYKFGVLAKIVNYMKTRHQRGDTYHLTLDEILDETKLLDIGLKQKQWLMTEALASNPKIEVRDGKYGFKPKYNLKDKKALLRLLDKHDQLGLGGVLLDDVEEGLPNAQKAIKALGDQVVFVTRPDKKKILFYNDKNFQFVVDEGTNPEEKEACFSEEEAFQDSQRPSCWGFGGLFRGGPRQEVRKGSLSLPGSRGKGSSIQWGRVVVLLNDFCFGICLELHLSQKERGIGIY
- the gtf2e2 gene encoding transcription initiation factor IIE subunit beta isoform X2 is translated as MDPALLRETELFKKRALSTPAVEKRPAFSDSSSSKKKKAKYDQAGSSGSKHGTDSSNGSFNLKALSGSSGYKFGVLAKIVNYMKTRHQRGDTYHLTLDEILDETKLLDIGLKQKQWLMTEALASNPKIEVRDGKYGFKPKYNLKDKKALLRLLDKHDQLGLGGVLLDDVEEGLPNAQKAIKALGDQVVFVTRPDKKKILFYNDKNFQFVVDEEFQKLWRSIPVDSMDEEKIEEYLKRQGISSMQETGPKKLAPIQKRKKPVSQKKRRFKTHNDHLAGVLEDYSEGVPAKK